TTTACCCTGTTTAAGATCTTCTAAAGCTTCTTCAATACTATTAAATTTATTGCTCATAATTTTCAACTCCTCTTTTAAAAATACTATTAATTAGTCATGTTACTTTAGTTACAACACAAATCCAAATTTTTGTTTACCAAAACCCATTTTCCTTTAACAATTCTTCTGTTATGCTGGAATTTTTTACAGGTTCTGTTTCTTTTCTTAAAATAAGATTTTCAATGTATTTTCCTATTAAATCACATTCTACATTTATTTCATCTCCTGCACTTTTATACTGCAGAATAGTCTGTGCTTTGGTATGTGGGATTAGGGATACACTAATACAGTCTTCATGCACTTCTGCTATGGTAAGACTCACTCCATCTAAAGCCACAGAACCTTTTGAAACCATATATTTCAATAATCCCAAAGGAGGCTTTATAACAAGCCAGGTGGCTATATCCTCTTTTTTTATGTCCTTTACCCTGCCGATTCCATCTATATGTCCTGTTACTATATGCCCTCCCAGTCTTTCTCCTACCTTCACTGCCCTTTCTAAATTCACATCACTGTTTCTTCTTAAAAGTTTTAAATTACTT
This genomic interval from Clostridium kluyveri contains the following:
- a CDS encoding riboflavin synthase encodes the protein MFTGLVEEIGQILEIKNGENSSRITISSEKVLEEVKLGDSIAVNGACLTVTSFTGNSFTVDVMAETLRKSNLKLLRRNSDVNLERAVKVGERLGGHIVTGHIDGIGRVKDIKKEDIATWLVIKPPLGLLKYMVSKGSVALDGVSLTIAEVHEDCISVSLIPHTKAQTILQYKSAGDEINVECDLIGKYIENLILRKETEPVKNSSITEELLKENGFW